The Actinomyces viscosus genome segment GCGTCAAGCGCTTCGGCGGTCAGCTCGTCAAGGCCGGCGAGATCATCGTCCGCCAGCGCGGCACCCACTTCCACCCTGGCCGCAACGTCGGCCGCGGCAACGACGACACCCTGTTCGCCACCGCTGCCGGCAACGTCGAGTTCGGCACCTTCCGTGGCCGCCGGGTCGTCAACGTCGTGCTCCCCGAGGCCTGAGCCCCGAGCACATCCACACGTCGCATGAGGGCGGACGGCAGCTGCCGTCCGCCCTCGCGCTATCCCGGACTCACAGGAGACCCCCATGCCCAGTTTCATTGACCGAGTGGTCCTCCACGTGGCCGGCGGCGACGGCGGCAACGGCTGCACCTCCGTGCACCGCGAGAAGTTCAAGCCCCTGGCCGGGCCCGACGGCGGTGACGGCGGTCATGGCGGCGACGTCGTCCTGACCGTCGACCCCCGGGTGACGACGCTGCTGAGCTACCACCGCGCCCCGCACCAGCGGGCCGGGAACGGCACCCCCGGCATGGGGGACTGGCGGCGTGGCACCGATGGCAAGGACCTCATCCTGCCCGTTCCCGAGGGAACCGTCGTCAAGGACGCCGGCGGCCAGGTCATCGCCGACCTCGTGGGGGAGGGGGCCAGCATCGTCGTCGCCGAGGGGGGCACCGGCGGGCGCGGCAACTTCTCCCTGGCCTCCTCCAAGCGCAAGGCGCCCGGCTTCCACCTGCTGGGCGAGCCCGGCCAGGCCAGGGACATCACCCTGGAGCTCAAGACCATCGCCGACGTCGCCCTGGTGGGTTACCCCAGCGCCGGCAAGTCCTCCCTCATCGCCGCTATGAGCGCGGCCAGGCCCAAGATCGCCGACTACCCCTTCACCACCCTCGTGCCCAACCTCGGGGTCGTCGAGGCCGGCGACGTCCGCTACACGATCGCCGACGTCCCGGGCCTCATCCCCGGCGCCTCGCAGGGCAAGGGGCTGGGCCTGGACTTCCTGCGGCACATTGAGCGCTGCGCCGTCATCGTCCACGTCCTGGACTGCGCCACCCTCGAGCCGGGCCGCGATCCCCTGTCCGACCTGGACACCATCGAGGCCGAGCTCGCCGCCTACTCCGAACGCCTGGGGGACCAGGAGGACGACCCCTCCCTCACCGGCCGTGTCCCGCTCATGGAGCGCCCCCGCATCGTGGTGCTCAACAAGGTCGACGTTCCCGACGCAGCCGAGCTCGCCGAGTTCGTGCGCGCCGACATCGAGGTCAGGGGCCTGCCCGTGTTCATCGTCTCGGCGGTCGCCCACACCGGGCTGCGGCCCCTGTCCTTCGCTTTGGCCGGTGAGGTCGAGCGGGCCCGTGCGATGGCCCCGGCGGCGCCTTCGGGCAGCGATGAGCCCGGCGGGGCGGACAGGGCTCGCCCGGTCATCCGCCCCGCAGCCGTGGGACGCCGTGAGAAGGACAGCGTCGCCCAGGTGCGTCTGCTCGCCCACCCCAGTGAGGGGCAGGTCTACCAGGTCCGCGGTCAGCGTCCCGAGCGGTGGGTGCGCCAGACCGACTTCTCCAATGACGAGGCAGTCGGCTACCTCGCCGACCGGCTGGCAGCGGCGGGGGTTGAGGACGAGCTCGTCAAGGCCGGCGCCCATGCCGGGGACACCGTCCTCATCGGTGAGGTGGACGGGGGAGTGCTCTTCACCTGGGAGCCCTCGATGAGCACCGGTCCCGAGCTGCTGGGCGCCCGCGGCACCGACCTGCGTCTGGAGGGCAGCCGGCGTCGGACCAACGTGGAACGGCGCAGCCGGTACCACGAGATGATGGACGCCAAGGAGGCCGCGCGCCAGCAGCTGCGTGACGAGGCCTCCGAGGGGCTGTGGACCGACGCCACCACCTGGCACGAGGGCGACGAGGACTGACGGGCGGGAACCGTGACTCAATCAGTGACTGACAGCGGTGGCGCCCCCGGCGCGGGAGAGCGCCCGGGCCGACTGCCCGAGGGCGCCCGCGTGGTGGTCAAGGTCGGATCCTCCTCGCTGACGCGCGCCGACGGCGGACTCGACCTCAACCGCATTGACATCCTGGCCGGCCTGATCGCCGGGATGCGCCATCGCGGTCATGACGTCGTCCTGGTCTCCTCCGGGGCGGTCGCCTCGGGCCTGGCGCCCCTGGGCCTGGACCGGCGCCCCGACGAGCTGCGCCTCCTGCAGGCCGCCGCCTCGGTGGGTCAGGGGCGCCTCGCGGCCCGCTGGGAGACCGCGATGAGCGCCTACGGCCTGGTGACCGCCCAGGTCCTGCTGACTGCCCACGACGTCGCCATCCGCAGTCACTACCGCACGGTGCGCGCCACCTTCGACTCCCTGCTCTGCCTGGGGGCCGTCCCCATCATCAACGAGAACGACGCGGTGGCCACCAGCGAGTTCAGCCTCGGTGACAACGACCGACTGGCCGCCCTGGTGGCCCACCTGGTGACCGCCGACGTGCTCGTTCTGCTCACGGACGTCGACGGCCTGTGGACCGCGCGGCCCGGGACCCCCGGTGCCGAGCCCATCCGGCACGTGCGTGCGGCCTCCGACCTGGAGGGCGTCAGCGTCTCCGGGCGCGGCTCCTTCGTGGGCACCGGCGGCATGACCACCAAGCTCCAGGCCGCCACCATCGCCTGCGCCTCGGGCACCACCACCCTCATCGCCCGGGCCGACGACGCCGCCCGCCTCCTGGGACAGGAGCAGGTCCCCGCGGACCTGGGCACCTGGTTCGAGCCCACCGGGCCGCACCGCCCCAGCCGCCGGCTGTGGATGGCCCACGCCTCCCAGCCCGAGGGTCGTCTCCTCATCGACACCGGGGCCGCCCGGGCCCTGACCGTGGGCAAGAAGTCGCTCCTGCTGCCCGGCCTCACCGGTGTCGACGGCGACTTCGAGTCCGGGACCGTGGTCGACGTCGTCGGCCCCGATGGTGTCCTGGCCCGTGGGATCTGCCGCTACGCCGCCGCCGAGCTGCGTGAGGTCCTGGCCGCCCGAGCGGCGGGCGCGCCGGCACCCGATCACGTGGCCCCCGTCGTCCACCGCGACGACCTCGCCGAGCTGCCCCGCACCGCCGGGGTCTGAGGACACCATCGGCCTCGTCTTCTATGGTGGCCCCATGAACGACGTCGACGCCCACGAGCTCGTCACCGCAGCCGCCCACGCAGCCCGCAACGCGCAACGGAGCCTGGCCAGGGCCCCGCGCGCCGTCAAGGACGCCGCCCTGGAGGCCATGGCCCGCAGCCTCACCGAGCATGCCGAGTCCATCCTGGCGGCCAACGCCGCCGACCTGGAGCGCGGACGCGAGGCCGGGATGAGGCCCGGGCTCCTGGACCGTCTGGCCCTGGACACCGGCCGCCTGGACGCCATCGCCGCCTCCTTGCGCGAGGTGGCCGCACTGCCCGACCCGGTCGGCCAGGTCGTGGACGGCTCGGTCATGCCCAACGGGCTGCGGGTGCGTCGAGTGCGCGTGCCCCTGGGCGTCGTCGGCATGATTTACGAGGCCCGCCCCAACGTCACCGTTGACACCGCGGCCCTGGCCGTCAAGTCCGGCAACGCCATCATCCTGCGCGGAGGCAGCGCCGCCCAGGACTCCAACGCCGCCATCGTCGCGGCCCTGCGCGGCGCCCTGGAGGACCAGGGACTGCCCGCCGACCTGGTCACCAGCGTCGACGCCGCCGGACGGGACGGGGCCCGCGCCCTCATGCGGGCCCACGGCCTGGTCGACGCCCTGGTACCGCGCGGTGGGGCCGGACTCATCCGCACCGTCGTCGAGCAGTCCACCGTTCCCGTCATCGAGACCGGCTCGGGCAACTGCCACGTCTACGTCGACGCCAGCGCCGACCTCCAGGCCGCGGTCGACATCATCGTCAACGCCAAGACCCAGCGCGTCGGCGTGTGCAACGCCGCCGAGACGCTCCTGGTCCACGCCGACGCCGCCCCCGCCTACCTGCCGAAGGCGGCCGTCGCCCTGTGGGACAAGCGCACCACCCTGCACGTCGACCCCACAACCCACCGGATCCTGGCCGAGGTCGCGGCCGGCAGCGGGTGCGAGGAGCTCCTGACCGAGGCCACGGAGACCGACTGGGACACCGAGTACGGCTCACTGGACCTGGCCGTCCGCGTCGTCGAGGGCCTGGAAGAGGCCGTCGACCACATCCGGGCCCATACCACCGGACACACCGAGGCGGTTATCGCCCAGGACGTCGGTGTCATCAACGACTTCATCGCGGGCATGGACTCGGCGGCCATCATGGTCAACGCCTCCACCCGCTTCACCGACGGCGGCCAGCTGGGCCTGGGGGCCGAGCTGGGCATCTCCACGCAGAAGCTTCACGCCCGCGGCCCCATGGGCCTGACCGAGCTGACCACAACGACCTGGATCGTCGAGGGCGAGGGGCACATCCGTCCCTGAGGCGCGAGTGTGGCGGCTATGAGGCATTTCTGCGCCTGTCTTGTGCTCCGCACCAGTGTATTGACCTGTTGATCGTGTTACGGTCGTTGACGGCCTGAGGGCCTTGTCGGCTCCGAGGGGGGCGTACGCGAGGAACAGGCGCGGGACGGAGCATCAGATAGTGACCGGACAAAGGGGGAACTGTATGCGGAACCTGCTTCGCCGGGCCGGTCGTGGCCGCGTCATCGCCACGGCGGTCGTCATCGTCACCTCCGGGCTGCTGGTCGGGGTCGCCCGCATGGTGTTCTTCAGTCCCACCGAGTCCGTGAGCGAGCCGGGCATCGTCCTGACCGGAACCCCGGGAAGCACCTCGTCGCAGTCCTCCGCCACGGCGACGCCGGGCCAGGCCGCCGGCGGTGCCAGCAGCACCCGCTACGAGCAGTACGGTGCCGAGGCGGAGTCGTCCGCGCACGCCGAGCAGGGGCACTCCCCCCAGCCGGTTGAGCCCGACCCGCCGGTCGCCGTCGACCACGGCAGCCGGCAGCCGGCACCCGCCGCGCCCAACGTGCCCGCGGCAACCACAAGGTCCGACGACGCCTCCCCGGACGTCGACGACGATGACGACGACAGGAATCCGGTGAGGATCGGTGTGAGGGATCAGGACAACGACTACGACGTCGACGACTGATCCGTTCGACGAGCGGCCGCCGTCCTGCGATCCACGGTCCCTCCCCGGTCAGGTGAGCCGGTAGCCCATGCCACGCACCGTCTCCACCCGCTGCCTGCCCAGCTTGTTGCGCAGGTAGGAGACGTAGACCTCCACCACGTTGGAGCCGGGGTCGAAGTCCAGCCCCCACACGGAGCTCAGGAGCTGCTCGCGGCTGAGGACCTGACCGGGGTGACGCATGAAGGCCTCGGCCAGGGCGAACTCCCGCGCCGAGAGCTCCACGGTCCGGCCCTCCAGCGACAGGGTGCGGGTACGCAGGTCCAGGACCATGTCACGGTGGGTCAGCCGCATCTGGTCGGGGCCCGTGGCCTCCGGGCGCAGCCGCACCCGGATGCGGGCCAGGAGCTCCTCGAAGGAGAAGGGCTTGGGCATGTAGTCGTCCGCACCGCCCTCGAGACCGGCGACGCGGTCGGCCACGGAGGAGCGCGCGGTGAGCATGATGACCGGTGCCGTCACACCTTGTCCACGAAGCTGCTGGAGCACCTCGAAGCCGTCGATGTCGGGCAGCCCCACGTCCAGGATGATGAGGTCGAAGCTCTCCTGGAGGGCGAGCGCCACAGCCTCCAGGCCGGCGGAGGCGGCGTGCGTGGTGAAGCCGGCCGCCTTGAGGCCCTTGGTGAGGAAGGCGACGATCCGGGGCTCATCCTCAACGATCAGGATGCTGCTCATGGCGGATCACTCCTAGAGTGAGTACGAGTTCCTTGAGTGGGGTGCGGGGCTGGAGACACGGACGGGGCCGGGCCCGGAGCCGTGAGGGGGATCCTCATGGTGAACACCGAGCCGACGCCCACCTGGGAGCGTATGTCCAGCTCCCCGCCGTGCGCTGCGACGATCGTCTCCACGATACTCAGTCCCAGTCCCGTCCCGGAGGCCAGCTCCTGAGCGCTGGAGGTGCGCTTGAACCTCTGGCGCACCAGGTCGATCTCCTCGGGGGCGATCCCGATGCCCTCGTCGCCCACCCACATCAGCAGATGACCGTCCCGGACCGCGGAGCCCAGGGAGACGGTGCTGCAGTGCTCGAAGTACTTCACGGCGTTGGCCACCAGCTGGAGCCAGGCCTGGGTGATCCGGGTGGGGTCGATGCTGGCCCGGGTGAAGGCCGCCGACTCCAGCTGCCAGCGGCGCTCACCCAGGGCGAGGGACTTGTCGAAGACCAGCTCGGTGAGCTCGGCGACGTCGGTGTCCACGGGGGTGGTGAAGTCGCTCTGGGCGCTCTTGGCCAGGAGGATCAGGTCGTCGACGAGCATCCCCATCCGATCGAGCTCGTCGATGGCCAGCAGCTGGGTCTGGCGTACGTCCTCCGGGTCGCCGGGGTCGGTGAGCTCGAGGTGACCGCGGACCACGGCGATGGGTGTGCGCAGCTCGTGGCCGACGTCGTCGAGCAGGTTGCGCTGAGCCTCCACCGAGGTCTGGACCCGATCGAGCATCCGGTTGACGGCCGCGGCCAGGGCGGTGAGGTCGTCGCGGCCCTTGACCGGGACCCGGGTGGTCAGGTCGTCCTCGCCGATGGACTCGGTGGCGCGCCGCAGCTGCTCGATGGGGCGCAGGAGCCGCTCGACGGCGAACCAGGCCAGGCCTGTCACCAGGGCGACGGTGAAGACGGCCGCCGCGGCGTAGAAGGCCATGGTGCGCTGGAGCTGGGACTCGGCGACCTTGAGGTCGATGACATGCACCAGCGCCCCTCGCTGGGAGCCGTCCTGCACCGGGACGATGAGGACCCGGTAGCTCGACGAGGAGGTGCGCACCGTCTCGATGACTGACTCCGACGCGGCAGCCTGGGAGGTCACCTGCTTGAGCAGCTCCGGGTCCTCCTCCGGACGGAAGGAGACGTTGTCGGAGGAGACCCAGGTCAGCTCCGTGTCGGAGCTGGTCCCCACGAATCCGAGCTCCGCCTCACCGGGACCCTCGGCGGTGCGCTGGATATGGGCTCGAAGGACGGATGAGACGTCCTCCAGGGGCTGGCCGCTAGAGGGGTCGACCCGGTCGGCGGCCAGCTGTCGGATCCGGTCGCGGCTGTGCTCGAGCCGGTTGGTGGCGTCGGCCGACACGCTGGAGTGGCCCAGCG includes the following:
- the proB gene encoding glutamate 5-kinase; its protein translation is MVVKVGSSSLTRADGGLDLNRIDILAGLIAGMRHRGHDVVLVSSGAVASGLAPLGLDRRPDELRLLQAAASVGQGRLAARWETAMSAYGLVTAQVLLTAHDVAIRSHYRTVRATFDSLLCLGAVPIINENDAVATSEFSLGDNDRLAALVAHLVTADVLVLLTDVDGLWTARPGTPGAEPIRHVRAASDLEGVSVSGRGSFVGTGGMTTKLQAATIACASGTTTLIARADDAARLLGQEQVPADLGTWFEPTGPHRPSRRLWMAHASQPEGRLLIDTGAARALTVGKKSLLLPGLTGVDGDFESGTVVDVVGPDGVLARGICRYAAAELREVLAARAAGAPAPDHVAPVVHRDDLAELPRTAGV
- the obgE gene encoding GTPase ObgE — encoded protein: MPSFIDRVVLHVAGGDGGNGCTSVHREKFKPLAGPDGGDGGHGGDVVLTVDPRVTTLLSYHRAPHQRAGNGTPGMGDWRRGTDGKDLILPVPEGTVVKDAGGQVIADLVGEGASIVVAEGGTGGRGNFSLASSKRKAPGFHLLGEPGQARDITLELKTIADVALVGYPSAGKSSLIAAMSAARPKIADYPFTTLVPNLGVVEAGDVRYTIADVPGLIPGASQGKGLGLDFLRHIERCAVIVHVLDCATLEPGRDPLSDLDTIEAELAAYSERLGDQEDDPSLTGRVPLMERPRIVVLNKVDVPDAAELAEFVRADIEVRGLPVFIVSAVAHTGLRPLSFALAGEVERARAMAPAAPSGSDEPGGADRARPVIRPAAVGRREKDSVAQVRLLAHPSEGQVYQVRGQRPERWVRQTDFSNDEAVGYLADRLAAAGVEDELVKAGAHAGDTVLIGEVDGGVLFTWEPSMSTGPELLGARGTDLRLEGSRRRTNVERRSRYHEMMDAKEAARQQLRDEASEGLWTDATTWHEGDED
- a CDS encoding response regulator transcription factor codes for the protein MSSILIVEDEPRIVAFLTKGLKAAGFTTHAASAGLEAVALALQESFDLIILDVGLPDIDGFEVLQQLRGQGVTAPVIMLTARSSVADRVAGLEGGADDYMPKPFSFEELLARIRVRLRPEATGPDQMRLTHRDMVLDLRTRTLSLEGRTVELSAREFALAEAFMRHPGQVLSREQLLSSVWGLDFDPGSNVVEVYVSYLRNKLGRQRVETVRGMGYRLT
- a CDS encoding glutamate-5-semialdehyde dehydrogenase codes for the protein MNDVDAHELVTAAAHAARNAQRSLARAPRAVKDAALEAMARSLTEHAESILAANAADLERGREAGMRPGLLDRLALDTGRLDAIAASLREVAALPDPVGQVVDGSVMPNGLRVRRVRVPLGVVGMIYEARPNVTVDTAALAVKSGNAIILRGGSAAQDSNAAIVAALRGALEDQGLPADLVTSVDAAGRDGARALMRAHGLVDALVPRGGAGLIRTVVEQSTVPVIETGSGNCHVYVDASADLQAAVDIIVNAKTQRVGVCNAAETLLVHADAAPAYLPKAAVALWDKRTTLHVDPTTHRILAEVAAGSGCEELLTEATETDWDTEYGSLDLAVRVVEGLEEAVDHIRAHTTGHTEAVIAQDVGVINDFIAGMDSAAIMVNASTRFTDGGQLGLGAELGISTQKLHARGPMGLTELTTTTWIVEGEGHIRP
- a CDS encoding ubiquitin carboxyl-hydrolase, whose product is MRNLLRRAGRGRVIATAVVIVTSGLLVGVARMVFFSPTESVSEPGIVLTGTPGSTSSQSSATATPGQAAGGASSTRYEQYGAEAESSAHAEQGHSPQPVEPDPPVAVDHGSRQPAPAAPNVPAATTRSDDASPDVDDDDDDRNPVRIGVRDQDNDYDVDD
- a CDS encoding sensor histidine kinase, producing MTSLMPTRTVTIGTRVMWAIVLVASIALITCGAIVWALGHSSVSADATNRLEHSRDRIRQLAADRVDPSSGQPLEDVSSVLRAHIQRTAEGPGEAELGFVGTSSDTELTWVSSDNVSFRPEEDPELLKQVTSQAAASESVIETVRTSSSSYRVLIVPVQDGSQRGALVHVIDLKVAESQLQRTMAFYAAAAVFTVALVTGLAWFAVERLLRPIEQLRRATESIGEDDLTTRVPVKGRDDLTALAAAVNRMLDRVQTSVEAQRNLLDDVGHELRTPIAVVRGHLELTDPGDPEDVRQTQLLAIDELDRMGMLVDDLILLAKSAQSDFTTPVDTDVAELTELVFDKSLALGERRWQLESAAFTRASIDPTRITQAWLQLVANAVKYFEHCSTVSLGSAVRDGHLLMWVGDEGIGIAPEEIDLVRQRFKRTSSAQELASGTGLGLSIVETIVAAHGGELDIRSQVGVGSVFTMRIPLTAPGPAPSVSPAPHPTQGTRTHSRSDPP
- the rpmA gene encoding 50S ribosomal protein L27 yields the protein MAHKKGLGSSRNGRDSNAQRLGVKRFGGQLVKAGEIIVRQRGTHFHPGRNVGRGNDDTLFATAAGNVEFGTFRGRRVVNVVLPEA